In one Fodinicola acaciae genomic region, the following are encoded:
- a CDS encoding DUF1772 domain-containing protein, which translates to MTGIALPVALLAIGLSAGVLVGTSIGVVPFYKTLPADEYVRAHAFAAGRYDPFQPACLVVTVIADVLVAVAAPTVGGRVLAGVSALLAASVVTVSVTRNVPVNRWLRSLDPDRLPADFAERDPRRYWTKWNQVRTALAVLALLGNVVTTGVLL; encoded by the coding sequence ATGACGGGGATCGCGCTGCCGGTCGCGCTGCTGGCGATCGGACTGTCGGCCGGCGTACTGGTCGGCACGAGCATCGGCGTCGTGCCGTTCTACAAGACGCTGCCGGCCGACGAGTACGTGCGTGCGCATGCCTTCGCGGCTGGGCGCTATGACCCCTTCCAACCGGCCTGCCTGGTGGTGACGGTGATCGCCGACGTGCTCGTCGCGGTCGCCGCGCCGACCGTCGGCGGTCGGGTGCTGGCCGGAGTTTCGGCTCTGCTGGCCGCATCCGTGGTCACCGTGTCGGTGACGCGCAACGTACCGGTCAACCGGTGGCTGCGCTCGCTCGACCCCGACCGCCTGCCGGCCGACTTCGCCGAGCGCGACCCGCGCCGCTACTGGACGAAATGGAACCAGGTGCGTACGGCGCTGGCGGTGTTGGCATTGCTGGGAAACGTCGTGACCACCGGCGTACTTCTCTGA
- a CDS encoding SRPBCC family protein: protein MTTKPGHTEASVVINAPMDLVWDMTNDVASWPDLFTEYAAAEVLEQDENTVRFRLTMHPDPQGNTWSWVSERVVDRQARTVVARRIEKGWFEEMDIRWTYHDVDGGVRMDWVQDFRMRPDSPVSLAQMTQRISTNSPVQMAAIKEKIEKAAVG from the coding sequence ATGACGACGAAACCGGGCCACACCGAGGCATCGGTCGTCATCAACGCGCCGATGGATCTGGTCTGGGACATGACGAACGACGTGGCGTCATGGCCCGACCTGTTCACCGAGTACGCGGCCGCCGAGGTGCTGGAGCAGGACGAGAACACCGTTCGCTTCCGGTTGACGATGCATCCGGATCCACAGGGAAACACGTGGAGCTGGGTCTCCGAGCGGGTCGTGGACCGGCAGGCGCGTACGGTTGTCGCGCGGCGGATCGAAAAAGGCTGGTTTGAGGAAATGGACATCCGCTGGACCTACCACGACGTGGACGGCGGCGTACGGATGGACTGGGTCCAGGACTTCCGGATGCGGCCGGACTCGCCGGTCAGCCTGGCACAGATGACCCAGCGGATCAGCACCAACTCGCCGGTGCAGATGGCCGCCATCAAAGAGAAAATCGAGAAGGCCGCGGTGGGATGA
- a CDS encoding SDR family NAD(P)-dependent oxidoreductase, producing the protein MDLRLDGKNALVTGGTRGIGRAVSLELARAGCNVVACYRGNQEAAARLETDLAETPGKHSVIQADVADPAAVERLVDECRGRLGSLDVLVHNAGSISHVPVGKLGLDQWRAVVDSNLTAFYLLVNKSLDLFGECASVVGVGSKVALVGVPLRSHYTAAKAGMIGLTRSLCKELGPRGVRVNLVAPGIIDTDQAAGLSPQMREKYRSMTAVGRLGEAGDVAGAVLFLASDLSRFVTGETINVDGGM; encoded by the coding sequence ATGGACCTGAGACTGGACGGCAAGAACGCGCTCGTGACCGGCGGTACGCGTGGCATCGGCCGCGCGGTGAGCCTGGAGCTGGCACGCGCCGGCTGCAACGTCGTCGCCTGTTATCGCGGCAACCAGGAGGCGGCGGCGCGGCTGGAAACGGATCTCGCCGAGACGCCCGGAAAACACAGCGTCATCCAGGCCGACGTGGCCGATCCGGCGGCGGTCGAGCGGCTGGTCGACGAGTGCCGCGGCCGGCTCGGCTCGCTGGACGTGCTCGTCCACAACGCCGGCTCCATCAGCCACGTGCCGGTCGGCAAGCTCGGCCTCGACCAGTGGCGCGCGGTCGTCGACAGCAACCTGACCGCCTTTTACCTGCTGGTCAACAAATCTCTCGACCTGTTTGGTGAATGCGCGTCGGTGGTCGGCGTCGGATCGAAGGTGGCGCTGGTCGGCGTGCCGCTGCGTTCGCATTACACCGCCGCGAAAGCCGGCATGATCGGCCTGACCCGGTCGCTGTGCAAGGAGTTGGGGCCCAGAGGCGTACGCGTCAACCTGGTGGCGCCGGGGATCATCGACACCGACCAGGCCGCCGGACTTTCCCCGCAGATGCGGGAGAAATACCGCTCGATGACCGCGGTCGGCCGGCTCGGCGAGGCCGGCGACGTGGCCGGCGCGGTGCTGTTCCTGGCCAGCGACCTGTCCCGGTTCGTGACCGGCGAGACGATCAACGTCGACGGAGGCATGTGA
- a CDS encoding beta-ketoacyl-[acyl-carrier-protein] synthase family protein, whose amino-acid sequence MTGRRVAVTGIGVVAPGGTGRKAFWSLLTEGRTATRAISLFDATGFRSRIAAECDFDAATEGLTRQEIRRMDRAAQLAVVSARESIVDSGLELAELDPSRTAVTLGSAVGCTMGLEEEYVVVSDTGRNWLVDHSYGAPQLYRYLVPSSLAAEVAWTAGAEGPVSLISTGCTSGLDAVGYGARLIAEGSADVAIAGATDAPISPITVACFDAIKATSANNDDPAHASRPFDGERDGFVLGEGAAVLLLEELESARRRGAHIYCEIAGYATRSNAYHMTGLKPDGREMAEAIRIALDAAKLDPAAVSYVNAHGSGTKQNDRHETAAFKRSLGNHAYEVPVSSIKSMVGHSLGAIGSIEVAASALAIEHGVVPPTANLHTADPECDLDYVPLVAREQKTDVVLSVGSGFGGFQTAMVLTAPERSAA is encoded by the coding sequence ATGACCGGTCGGCGCGTCGCGGTCACCGGCATTGGTGTGGTGGCTCCCGGCGGCACCGGCCGCAAGGCTTTTTGGAGCCTGCTCACCGAAGGCCGTACGGCCACTCGCGCCATCTCGTTGTTCGACGCCACCGGGTTCCGGTCGCGGATCGCCGCCGAGTGCGACTTCGACGCGGCCACGGAAGGCCTGACCCGACAGGAAATCCGCCGGATGGACCGGGCCGCACAGCTGGCCGTCGTCAGCGCGCGCGAGTCCATTGTGGACAGTGGGTTGGAGCTGGCCGAGCTGGATCCGTCGCGTACGGCCGTGACGCTCGGCAGCGCGGTCGGTTGCACGATGGGGCTGGAGGAGGAGTACGTCGTCGTCAGCGACACCGGCCGCAACTGGCTGGTCGACCACAGCTACGGCGCGCCGCAGCTTTATCGCTATCTGGTGCCGAGCTCGTTGGCCGCGGAGGTGGCCTGGACGGCCGGCGCGGAAGGCCCGGTTTCGTTGATCTCCACCGGATGTACGTCCGGCCTGGATGCCGTCGGCTATGGCGCGCGGCTGATCGCCGAAGGGTCGGCCGATGTCGCGATCGCGGGCGCGACGGACGCGCCGATCTCGCCGATCACCGTCGCCTGTTTCGACGCGATCAAAGCGACATCGGCCAACAACGACGATCCGGCGCACGCGTCCCGGCCGTTCGACGGCGAGCGCGACGGGTTCGTACTCGGCGAAGGCGCCGCCGTGCTTCTGTTGGAGGAGCTGGAAAGTGCGCGCCGGCGAGGCGCGCACATCTATTGTGAGATCGCCGGCTACGCGACCCGCAGCAACGCGTATCACATGACCGGCCTCAAACCGGACGGCCGCGAGATGGCCGAGGCGATCCGGATCGCTTTGGACGCCGCGAAACTCGACCCGGCGGCAGTCTCGTACGTGAACGCGCACGGCTCGGGCACCAAGCAGAACGACCGGCACGAGACGGCGGCTTTCAAGCGGAGCCTCGGAAACCACGCGTATGAGGTGCCGGTCAGCTCGATCAAGTCGATGGTCGGCCACTCGCTCGGCGCGATCGGCTCCATCGAGGTCGCCGCCTCGGCGCTGGCTATCGAGCACGGGGTCGTGCCACCGACCGCCAACCTGCACACCGCCGACCCGGAGTGCGACCTCGATTATGTGCCTTTGGTCGCCAGAGAACAGAAAACCGACGTCGTGTTGAGCGTCGGCAGCGGTTTCGGCGGCTTTCAGACGGCGATGGTGCTCACCGCACCGGAACGGAGTGCCGCGTGA
- a CDS encoding antibiotic biosynthesis monooxygenase family protein has product MSFRVMLRMRIKPGMGPEFEKTWHSVGDTVSGHPANRGQWLLRSGDEENLYYIMSDWVTEAEFRTFERSPQHLEHRQKLHPYREQGSMATMHVVFDMAAR; this is encoded by the coding sequence ATGAGTTTTCGGGTGATGCTGCGGATGCGGATCAAGCCGGGGATGGGGCCCGAATTCGAGAAGACCTGGCATTCGGTCGGTGACACCGTTTCCGGCCATCCGGCCAACCGCGGCCAGTGGCTTTTACGCAGTGGCGACGAGGAAAACCTCTACTACATCATGAGCGACTGGGTGACCGAGGCGGAGTTCCGTACGTTCGAACGCAGTCCGCAGCACCTGGAGCACCGGCAGAAACTGCATCCGTATCGCGAGCAGGGCTCGATGGCCACGATGCACGTCGTCTTCGACATGGCCGCGCGATGA
- a CDS encoding MFS transporter, whose amino-acid sequence MARTDTAPRALSTSGQAVAVAYVFGTVLTGSTLPTPLYPLYQREWQFGSLVTTLVFAVYAAGVLAGLLAFGRASDLLGRRPVIVTAVVVSALSDLIFLTDLGLPALFAGRVVSGLSIGLITAAATVSIIELAPARHRRLATMAATAVNMLGLGCGPLLAGVLADLAPAPLRLPFGVHLALLGIAAVLAWRMPETVRGAERPRLGNAVRPQLPAVPRSVRAVFVPAAVAVFAAFAVFGLLTATGAGLLAGLLHQPAHVVVGVLIFAMFAASSVAQLGSLRWPPRRALPAGCLLLVLGAVAIGAAMPAGSVVLLAAGTVLAGLGQGLCFRSAMATVTQHSPAERRAETVSALTVTAYVGISVPVVLVGTATTTMTLYDATTLFAAIVAVVVLVAMAVIVRVQSSSRMP is encoded by the coding sequence ATGGCACGTACGGACACCGCACCTCGCGCGTTGTCGACGTCAGGTCAGGCCGTGGCGGTGGCGTACGTCTTCGGCACGGTGCTGACCGGCTCCACGCTGCCGACCCCGCTGTATCCGCTCTACCAGCGCGAATGGCAGTTTGGCAGCCTGGTCACGACACTGGTCTTCGCCGTCTACGCGGCCGGCGTGCTGGCCGGGCTGCTCGCCTTCGGCCGCGCCTCGGACCTGCTCGGCCGCCGGCCGGTCATCGTCACCGCCGTCGTGGTGTCGGCGCTGAGCGACCTGATCTTCCTCACCGACCTCGGCCTGCCCGCGCTGTTCGCCGGCCGCGTGGTGTCCGGCCTGTCGATCGGCCTGATCACCGCGGCCGCCACGGTGTCGATCATCGAGCTGGCGCCGGCCCGTCACCGTAGGCTCGCGACGATGGCCGCGACCGCGGTCAACATGCTCGGCCTCGGCTGCGGACCGCTCCTCGCCGGCGTTCTCGCGGATCTTGCTCCGGCGCCGCTTCGACTGCCCTTCGGCGTGCATCTCGCGCTCCTCGGGATCGCGGCGGTCCTCGCCTGGCGGATGCCGGAGACCGTACGCGGCGCCGAGCGGCCACGGCTCGGCAACGCCGTACGACCGCAGCTGCCGGCGGTGCCGCGCAGCGTACGCGCGGTGTTCGTGCCGGCGGCCGTCGCGGTCTTCGCCGCGTTCGCGGTCTTCGGCCTGCTGACCGCCACCGGCGCCGGCCTGCTGGCCGGCCTGCTCCACCAACCGGCGCACGTGGTCGTCGGCGTGCTGATCTTCGCCATGTTCGCCGCGTCGAGCGTCGCGCAGCTCGGCTCGTTGCGGTGGCCGCCGCGGCGCGCGCTGCCGGCCGGCTGCCTGCTCCTCGTGCTCGGTGCGGTCGCCATCGGCGCGGCGATGCCGGCCGGCTCGGTGGTCCTGCTGGCGGCCGGTACGGTCCTCGCCGGCCTCGGCCAGGGCCTGTGCTTCCGGTCGGCGATGGCCACGGTCACGCAGCACAGCCCGGCCGAACGTCGCGCGGAGACCGTGTCGGCGCTGACCGTCACGGCGTACGTCGGCATCTCCGTGCCGGTCGTGCTCGTCGGCACCGCGACGACGACCATGACCTTGTACGACGCCACGACGCTGTTCGCCGCGATCGTGGCGGTCGTCGTGCTGGTGGCCATGGCCGTGATCGTCCGCGTTCAGAGCTCCAGCCGGATGCCGTAG
- a CDS encoding antibiotic biosynthesis monooxygenase family protein has translation MIGRVRVIVYYTTGDREIVLDAYERVNKELAGTAGLLGAELLESTLDSGSFAVLSEWTDLPSFQAWEEGTRHKNQTSQLRPYEDATRGRPYGIYQVVGEL, from the coding sequence ATGATCGGACGCGTACGCGTGATCGTCTACTACACCACCGGCGATCGCGAGATCGTGCTCGACGCGTACGAGCGGGTCAACAAGGAGCTGGCCGGCACCGCCGGGTTGCTCGGTGCGGAGCTGCTGGAGTCCACATTGGACAGTGGCAGCTTCGCGGTGCTGAGCGAGTGGACCGATCTGCCGTCCTTCCAGGCATGGGAGGAGGGGACCCGGCACAAAAACCAGACGTCCCAGCTGCGGCCGTACGAGGATGCCACGCGCGGCCGGCCCTACGGCATCTATCAGGTGGTCGGTGAGCTGTGA
- a CDS encoding acyl carrier protein, translating into MAERSLDELRELMIASAGVDEDQLKLDGDILDTPFADLELDSLAVLEIASRVERDWGVPVSDTVANGLKTPRMVLDFVNDRTAVR; encoded by the coding sequence ATGGCCGAACGCAGTCTGGACGAGCTCCGCGAGCTGATGATCGCCAGCGCCGGTGTCGACGAGGACCAGCTCAAGCTGGACGGCGACATCCTGGACACGCCGTTTGCCGACCTGGAGCTGGATTCGCTTGCCGTGCTGGAGATCGCGAGCCGGGTCGAGCGCGACTGGGGTGTGCCGGTGTCCGACACCGTCGCCAACGGGCTGAAGACCCCGCGCATGGTGCTGGATTTTGTCAACGACCGGACGGCGGTGCGTTGA
- a CDS encoding ketosynthase chain-length factor — protein MTAVITGIGVLAPTGIGLEEHWSATLRGKSAIGPLQRFDASSYPVSLGGEVPDFVTKERVPGRLIPQTDHWTHLALAATDLALTDAGITPAELPEYEMAVVTASSSGGVEFGQQEIQRLWANGPRHVSAYQSIAWFYAATTGQISIRHGMRGPCGVVVAEQAGGLEALAQARRVLADGARIVVSGGTDAPFSPYGLICQLSNGLLSRATDPDQAYRPFDRAAAGYVPGEGGAIVIVEDAESAARRNRQPYGEIAGYAASFDPPPWSDRQPALGSAITGALRDAGIQPSDVDAVFADAAGDPYLDAVEAVAISEVFGDYAVPVTAPKTMTGRLYAGGAPLDLVDALMAIRDGVLPPTVGVRALSADCQLDLVRDRPRKLRVRTALVVARGYGGFNAALVVREHNERRV, from the coding sequence GTGACCGCGGTCATCACGGGCATCGGCGTCCTCGCGCCGACCGGCATCGGCCTCGAGGAACACTGGTCGGCGACGCTGCGCGGCAAAAGCGCGATCGGTCCGCTGCAGCGTTTCGACGCGTCGTCGTATCCGGTCAGCCTCGGCGGCGAGGTGCCGGATTTCGTGACCAAGGAACGTGTTCCTGGCCGGTTGATCCCGCAGACCGACCACTGGACGCATCTCGCGCTGGCCGCCACCGACCTCGCTTTGACCGACGCCGGCATCACGCCGGCGGAGCTGCCGGAGTACGAGATGGCCGTGGTCACGGCGAGCTCGTCCGGCGGCGTGGAGTTTGGCCAGCAGGAGATCCAGCGGCTGTGGGCCAACGGTCCGCGGCACGTCAGTGCTTACCAGTCGATCGCCTGGTTCTACGCCGCGACGACCGGACAAATCTCGATCCGGCACGGCATGCGCGGTCCGTGCGGCGTCGTGGTCGCCGAGCAGGCCGGCGGCCTGGAGGCACTCGCACAGGCACGCCGGGTGCTCGCCGACGGAGCGCGGATCGTGGTCAGCGGCGGCACCGACGCGCCGTTCAGTCCGTACGGCCTGATCTGCCAGCTCAGCAACGGACTGCTGAGTCGTGCCACCGATCCCGACCAGGCCTATCGGCCGTTCGACCGTGCGGCCGCCGGCTATGTGCCTGGCGAAGGCGGCGCGATCGTGATCGTCGAGGACGCGGAGTCCGCGGCGCGAAGAAATCGCCAGCCGTACGGCGAAATCGCCGGCTATGCGGCCAGCTTCGATCCGCCGCCATGGAGCGACCGCCAGCCGGCTCTCGGCTCGGCGATCACCGGCGCTCTGCGCGACGCCGGCATCCAACCGTCCGATGTGGACGCCGTGTTTGCCGACGCCGCCGGCGATCCGTATCTGGACGCCGTCGAAGCTGTCGCGATTTCGGAAGTATTCGGTGACTACGCGGTGCCAGTGACGGCTCCGAAGACGATGACCGGCCGGCTCTACGCCGGCGGGGCGCCGCTCGACCTGGTGGACGCGCTGATGGCGATCCGCGACGGTGTCCTGCCGCCGACCGTCGGCGTACGCGCGTTGTCGGCCGACTGCCAGCTCGACCTGGTGCGCGACCGGCCGCGCAAGCTGCGCGTGCGTACGGCTTTGGTGGTCGCACGCGGCTATGGCGGCTTCAACGCCGCGCTAGTTGTCCGTGAACACAACGAAAGGAGAGTGTGA
- a CDS encoding LysR family transcriptional regulator — MEMRQLSHFVAVAELRHFSRAARQLHLTQSSLSASIRALERELGGALFYRSTRRVDLSEAGRALLPAARRALAAAEEGKDAVAGVHGLLRGQLTIGAIQTLGRIDLGRVLVRFHRRHPGVTLRLHHAGVATLVDETVAGSVDVAFVDRPLGDRGDQVDEHPLGSEVLVLAVPSNDPLAALRQVRLTDLADREFVEYRADSALRARIDAICRDIGLRRRVCCETDVMTDLVDLVATGMGISLIPQHAVRSAADRVTAIRTDPSIPRELLAVTAADRRPTPAAAALLALVGESVNALP; from the coding sequence ATGGAGATGCGCCAGCTCAGCCATTTCGTGGCCGTCGCCGAGCTCCGCCACTTCAGCCGCGCCGCTCGCCAGCTGCACCTGACCCAGTCGAGCCTGTCCGCGTCCATCCGCGCGTTGGAGCGTGAGCTCGGTGGCGCGCTGTTCTATCGCAGCACACGCCGCGTCGACCTCAGCGAGGCCGGCCGCGCGTTGCTGCCGGCGGCGCGACGTGCGCTCGCCGCCGCCGAGGAGGGGAAGGACGCGGTCGCCGGTGTGCACGGCCTGCTCCGCGGCCAGCTCACCATCGGCGCCATCCAGACACTCGGCCGGATCGACCTCGGCCGCGTGCTCGTACGCTTTCATCGGCGGCATCCCGGCGTCACGCTCCGGCTGCACCACGCCGGCGTCGCGACGCTCGTCGATGAGACCGTGGCTGGCTCGGTGGACGTCGCCTTCGTCGACCGCCCGCTCGGCGATCGCGGTGACCAGGTCGACGAGCATCCGCTCGGCTCGGAGGTGTTGGTGCTCGCGGTGCCGTCGAATGATCCGCTGGCGGCACTGCGGCAGGTGCGGCTGACCGATCTCGCCGACCGAGAGTTCGTGGAATATCGCGCCGATTCGGCGTTGCGCGCGCGGATCGACGCCATCTGCCGCGACATCGGCCTGCGTCGCCGCGTCTGCTGCGAGACCGACGTGATGACCGACCTGGTCGACCTGGTCGCGACCGGCATGGGGATCTCGCTCATCCCGCAGCACGCCGTACGGTCCGCGGCCGACCGGGTCACCGCCATCCGGACCGACCCGTCGATCCCACGTGAGCTGCTCGCGGTCACCGCCGCCGATCGCCGGCCGACACCGGCCGCGGCCGCGCTGCTGGCGCTGGTCGGTGAGTCCGTAAACGCCTTGCCGTGA
- the asnB gene encoding asparagine synthase (glutamine-hydrolyzing), with the protein MSGIAGWVDFERDLGRDAATVRAMAATLAGRGPDAEELWVSGRAVLGHRRLAVVDRDGGRQPMLVEEDGRPLAVVVFNGEIFNAAELRAQLSAHGHTFRTRGDTEVVLRAYLQWGADCPRRFNGMFAFGIWDVRKEELLLARDHVGAKPLIYCPTPTGVLFGSEPKAILAHPMVPAVVDVDGFREVLSQSGTPGKVVFRGLHEVRAGHLVRVRRQGLTVAKFWGLEAYEHNDDLKTTIGTVRELLEDAAALNLMSEVPICSLISGGLDSSGLTALVAKVLKARGEGPVRTFTVDYRGLAENFQPDEVRTSLDAPYVADLVKHIGADHTTVMVSTEDLLDPVMRAATLRARDVPSPLGDMQTGLYLLYREAANHSRVALTGQLADSLFGGLKWLQDPQFANADTFPWVALAQKRACPDGIGNGLIEPRLLRRLDIPAYCTERFHEALAEVPGIPGEDRLNRRMREMTYMQLTRYPETLIKNDERLSGQVGLEARFPYCDPRLLTYAFNTPWDMQVFDGREKSVLRAAVADLLPKSVLERPKSPFPVSVDPAYAKVLRTELTELLEDPGAPAAALIDRPGARAVLDDPDSLANGWRSRANVEMLLQVNSWLRDYGIRLEL; encoded by the coding sequence ATGTCCGGCATAGCGGGCTGGGTGGATTTCGAGCGTGACCTGGGCCGGGACGCGGCCACCGTACGCGCGATGGCGGCGACGCTGGCCGGCCGCGGGCCGGACGCCGAAGAGCTGTGGGTCAGCGGGCGCGCGGTGCTCGGCCACCGGCGGCTGGCGGTCGTCGACCGCGACGGCGGCCGGCAGCCGATGCTGGTCGAGGAGGACGGCAGGCCGCTCGCCGTCGTCGTCTTCAATGGCGAGATCTTCAATGCCGCCGAGCTGCGTGCGCAACTTTCCGCGCACGGCCACACGTTCCGGACGCGCGGCGACACCGAGGTGGTGCTGCGGGCGTATCTGCAATGGGGTGCCGACTGCCCGCGGCGGTTCAACGGCATGTTCGCCTTCGGCATCTGGGACGTACGCAAGGAGGAGCTGCTGCTCGCGCGCGACCACGTCGGTGCGAAGCCGCTGATCTACTGTCCGACGCCGACCGGTGTGCTGTTCGGCTCGGAGCCGAAGGCGATCCTCGCGCATCCGATGGTGCCGGCGGTGGTGGACGTCGACGGCTTCCGCGAGGTGCTGTCGCAGTCCGGTACGCCGGGCAAGGTCGTTTTCCGCGGCCTGCACGAGGTGCGCGCCGGTCATCTCGTACGCGTGCGCCGGCAGGGCCTGACGGTCGCGAAGTTCTGGGGCCTGGAAGCGTACGAGCACAACGACGATCTGAAGACGACGATCGGCACCGTGCGCGAGCTGCTGGAGGACGCGGCCGCGCTCAACCTGATGTCCGAGGTGCCGATCTGCTCGCTGATTTCCGGCGGCCTGGACTCCAGCGGCCTGACCGCGCTGGTCGCGAAGGTGCTGAAGGCGCGCGGCGAGGGGCCGGTGCGTACGTTCACCGTCGACTATCGCGGACTCGCCGAGAACTTCCAGCCCGACGAGGTGCGTACGTCGCTGGACGCGCCGTACGTGGCCGACCTGGTGAAGCACATCGGCGCCGACCACACGACGGTGATGGTGAGCACGGAGGATCTGCTCGACCCGGTGATGCGCGCCGCGACGCTGCGCGCCCGGGACGTGCCGAGTCCGCTCGGTGACATGCAGACCGGCCTCTACCTGCTCTATCGCGAGGCGGCCAACCACTCGCGGGTGGCGCTGACCGGCCAGCTGGCCGACTCGCTCTTCGGCGGCCTGAAGTGGCTGCAGGATCCACAGTTTGCCAACGCCGACACGTTTCCGTGGGTCGCGCTGGCGCAGAAGCGCGCGTGTCCGGACGGCATCGGCAACGGCCTGATCGAGCCGCGGCTGCTGCGCCGCCTGGACATCCCCGCGTACTGCACCGAGCGGTTTCACGAGGCGTTGGCCGAGGTGCCCGGCATTCCCGGCGAGGACCGGCTCAACCGACGGATGCGCGAGATGACCTACATGCAGCTGACCCGCTATCCGGAGACGCTGATCAAGAACGACGAGCGGCTGAGCGGCCAGGTCGGTCTGGAGGCGCGCTTTCCCTACTGCGACCCGCGGCTGCTGACGTACGCCTTCAACACTCCGTGGGACATGCAGGTCTTCGACGGCCGCGAGAAGAGTGTGCTGCGCGCCGCGGTGGCCGACCTGCTGCCGAAGTCGGTGCTGGAGCGGCCGAAGAGCCCCTTCCCGGTCAGCGTCGACCCTGCCTACGCGAAGGTGCTGCGGACCGAGCTGACCGAGCTGCTGGAGGATCCCGGCGCGCCGGCGGCGGCGCTGATCGACCGTCCCGGCGCGCGCGCCGTACTCGACGATCCGGACAGCCTGGCCAACGGCTGGCGCAGCCGCGCCAACGTCGAGATGCTGCTGCAGGTCAACAGCTGGCTGCGCGACTACGGCATCCGGCTGGAGCTCTGA
- a CDS encoding GNAT family N-acetyltransferase encodes MTGPRITSWTEADQAPSGYRLAWLAADSDDSPCAASVLRVFTDPSREHLAELDVRVHPANRRTGIGSALLDRALSRGRELGRRTVIAEARDQTPGASFLAARGFRPALTLLYARLALDSVDLPEIRALVERPHDGYGLRAWTGAVPAELEESFAHARRAMDDMPTGDMDFGHVSWDVERVRAAAKAVAERGDVLHTVAAMVDGSIAGFTEVVVPGSGEGDAQNYGTGVLPEHRGHGLGRWMKAASILRVRDRHPRLAGMLTDVAEQNTPMLAIVEALGYRQTHVERKYRLDL; translated from the coding sequence TTGACTGGCCCACGCATCACCTCATGGACCGAGGCTGACCAGGCGCCATCCGGCTATCGGCTGGCCTGGCTCGCGGCCGACTCCGACGACTCTCCATGTGCGGCGTCGGTCCTGCGCGTCTTCACCGACCCCAGCCGCGAGCACCTGGCTGAGCTGGACGTACGCGTCCACCCCGCCAACCGGCGGACCGGCATCGGCTCGGCGCTGCTCGACCGCGCGCTCAGCAGGGGCCGCGAGCTCGGCCGCCGTACGGTCATCGCGGAGGCACGCGACCAGACTCCCGGCGCCAGCTTCCTGGCCGCTCGCGGGTTCCGGCCGGCGCTGACGCTGTTGTACGCACGTCTGGCGCTCGACTCCGTGGATCTCCCGGAGATCCGGGCGCTCGTCGAGCGTCCGCATGACGGCTACGGGCTGCGTGCCTGGACCGGCGCCGTGCCGGCCGAGCTCGAGGAGTCCTTCGCACACGCGCGCCGCGCGATGGACGACATGCCGACCGGCGACATGGACTTCGGCCATGTCAGCTGGGACGTGGAGCGCGTACGCGCCGCGGCCAAGGCGGTCGCCGAGCGCGGTGACGTCCTGCACACGGTGGCCGCGATGGTCGACGGATCCATAGCTGGGTTCACCGAGGTCGTGGTGCCGGGCAGCGGCGAAGGCGACGCGCAGAACTACGGCACCGGCGTATTGCCGGAGCACCGCGGCCACGGCCTCGGCCGGTGGATGAAGGCGGCGTCGATCCTGCGCGTACGCGATCGGCATCCGCGCCTCGCCGGCATGCTCACGGACGTGGCCGAACAGAACACGCCGATGCTGGCGATCGTCGAGGCACTCGGCTATCGGCAGACGCACGTCGAGCGGAAATACCGCCTGGATCTCTGA
- a CDS encoding cupin domain-containing protein: protein MDATRPTDLPGKIACADIAPNRRRGGDIRVLLSPKTVGSTSGFMGFLRLAPEEFVAEHYHPYSEEFLYVVRGEVTVRLDGAPVVVGPGEAVMVPVKVRHRVENHGTQTAEAVIHLGPLAPRPELGHVDTEPLPHADQPVQAVGDAK, encoded by the coding sequence GTGGACGCCACCCGACCCACTGATCTTCCTGGCAAGATCGCCTGTGCCGACATCGCGCCCAACCGGCGCCGCGGCGGCGACATCCGCGTGCTGCTCAGCCCGAAGACGGTGGGATCCACGTCCGGGTTCATGGGTTTCCTGCGGCTGGCGCCGGAGGAGTTCGTCGCCGAGCACTATCACCCCTATTCCGAGGAGTTCCTTTACGTCGTACGCGGCGAGGTCACCGTCCGTCTCGATGGCGCGCCGGTCGTCGTCGGACCCGGCGAGGCCGTGATGGTGCCGGTCAAGGTCCGCCACCGGGTGGAAAATCACGGCACGCAGACCGCCGAGGCGGTCATCCACCTCGGCCCGCTGGCGCCGCGGCCGGAGCTGGGTCACGTCGACACCGAGCCGCTGCCGCACGCCGACCAGCCGGTCCAGGCCGTCGGAGACGCCAAATGA